From a region of the Salvelinus alpinus chromosome 2, SLU_Salpinus.1, whole genome shotgun sequence genome:
- the LOC139562855 gene encoding caveolin-2-like, which produces MGTMMRETDPVGTEIDLGDSDDEDLDEDREEPQLLWKAELGDGMDEEEAVSPLVDVSDTKPLLKERDPRGVNDCLKVTFEDVIAEPVSVRSGDRVWIWSNALFEVTRVWIYRIVTVLLAVPISIITALLFAILSFLHIWFFSPFVHYILIITYWLQSLWSIVLDIGVRPFLTSAARCHSGIRLRLTQE; this is translated from the exons ATGGGCACCATGATGAGGGAAACAGATCCAGTGGGGACAGAGATTGACCTAGGAGACTCTGATGATGAAGACCTGGATGAGGACCGTGAGGAGCCTCAGCTGCTATGGAAGGCTGAACTGGGGGATGGGATGGATGAAGAGGAGGCTGTGTCCCCGTTAGTTGACGTTAGTGACACCAAGCCCCTGCTGAAAGAAAGAGACCCTAGAGGAGTCAACGACTGTCTGAAG GTGACCTTTGAGGATGTGATAGCGGAGCCGGTGTCAGTGCGTAGCGGAGACAGAGTGTGGATCTGGAGTAATGCCCTGTTCGAGGTCACCAGGGTCTGGATCTACCGGATAGTAACTGTCTTGCTGGCCGTCCCTATATCCATCATCACTGCACTGCTCTTCGCCATCCTCAGCTTCCTACACATATG GTTCTTCAGCCCATTCGTCCATTACATCCTTATTATCACATACTGGCTGCAGAGCCTATGGAGCATCGTACTGGACATTGGTGTCCGCCCATTCCTCACTAGTGCTGCAAGGTGCCACAGTGGAATCAGACTTCGCCTGACACAGGAATGA